One segment of Lutra lutra chromosome 12, mLutLut1.2, whole genome shotgun sequence DNA contains the following:
- the LOC125082104 gene encoding SEC14-like protein 4 isoform X3 — protein sequence MSGRVGDLSPQQQEALARFRDNLQDLLPTLPNADEYFFLRWLRARNFDLQKSEDMLRKHMEFRKQQDLDNILSWKPSEVIQLYDSGGLSGYDYEGCPVWFDIIGTLDPKGLLLSASKQELIRKRIRVCELLLRECELQSQKLGRKIETVLMVFDMEGLSLKHLWKPAVEVYQQFFAILEANYPETIKNLIVIRAPKLFPVAFNLVKFFMSEETQRKIVILGGNWKQELPKFVSPDQLPVEFGGTMTDPDGNPKCLTKIKYGGDVPKSYYLRNQVKTQYEHTVTVARGSFMQVENEILFPGCVLRWQFASEGADIGLGVFLKTKMSEQKQEGDMVEVLPIQRYKAHVVPEDGSLTCLKAGVYILRFDNTYSLMHAKKVSYTVEVLLPDKASEEKLQGL from the exons ATGAGCGGCCGAGTCGGGGACCTGAGCCCCCAGCAGCAGGAGGCGCTGGCCAGG TTCCGGGACAACCTCCAGGACCTGCTGCCCACCCTGCCCAATGCTGATGAGTACTTTTTCCTGCGCTGGCTCCGAG CTCGGAACTTTGACCTGCAGAAATCTGAGGACATGCTCCGGAAG CACATGGAGTTCAGAAAGCAACAGGACCTGGACAACATCCTTTCGTGGAAGCCCTCAGAG GTGATCCAACTGTACGACTCTGGTGGTCTGAGTGGCTATGACTATGAAGGCTGCCCTGTGTGGTTCGACATCATTGGGACCCTTGACCCCAAGGGTCTTCTCCTGTCAGCCTCCAAGCAGGAGCTTATCCGGAAGCGCATCAGGGTCTGTGAGCTGCTTTTGCGGGAGTGTGAGCTGCAGAGTCAGAAG TTGGGCAGGAAGATTGAGACGGTGCTGATGGTGTTTGACATGGAGGGGCTCAGCCTGAAACACCTGTGGAAACCAGCTGTAGAGGTCTACCAGCAG TTTTTTGCCATCCTGGAAGCAAATTATCCTGAGACGATAAAGAATTTAATTGTCATTCGTG CCCCCAAGCTGTTCCCCGTGGCCTTCAACTTGGTCAAATTTTTCATGAGTGAGGAAACGCAAAGGAAGATAGTGATTCTGGGAG GCAACTGGAAGCAGGAGCTGCCAAAGTTCGTCAGCCCCGACCAGCTGCCCGTGGAGTTTGGGGGGACCATGACTGACCCTGATGGCAACCCCAAGTGCCTGACCAAG ATCAAATACGGGGGCGATGTGCCCAAGAGCTACTACCTGCGTAACCAGGTGAAGACACAATATGAGCACACGGTGACTGTGGCCAGAGGCTCCTTCATGCAGGTGGAGAACGAAATCCTGTTCCCAGGCTGTGTGCTCAG GTGGCAGTTCGCATCAGAAGGGGCAGACATCGGCCTTGGGGTTTTCCTGAAGACCAAGATGAgtgagcagaagcaggaaggggaCATGGTGGAGGTGTTGCCCATCCAACGCTACAAAGCCCATGTGGTCCCTGAGGACGGGAGCCTCACCTGCCTCAAGGCCGGCGTCT ATATCCTGCGCTTTGACAACACCTATAGCCTGATGCACGCCAAGAAGGTCAGCTACACCGTGGAGGTGCTGCTCCCAGACAAGGCCTCCGAGGAGAAGCTTCAGGGTCTCTAG